The Arcanobacterium wilhelmae region ACGAACCGCCGTCGATCGGATCCGAGTTGTGATCGCCAACGATCACGAAGTTCGCATCCTTCGGCAAGGAACCCTTCTTGCCGGCGTCGTCGTACAGGTAATCTGCCGTACCGGAAATGTAATCGGCCCACAGGCGAATCTCGTCGAAGTTACGGTGCGAGTTGCGCTTCTCGGGGCCATCGATCGGGGGAGTGGGGTGATCGGCGAGCACGTGCACGGTCGTGCCGTTCACATCCACCGGGATATCCGCGTGGGTCTTGGATGACAGCGGGAAAGCGGCAGTCTCGTCCGGCGAGTAGAACGGTGTGCCGTCCGGATTCATCGGCATGAGGTTGCCCGGCATGTCCTTCCACAGGAACTTCTGGAACGTGCGCACCTGATCCATCTTGATCGGATACTTCGAGTACACCACGAAGCCGTATTGGCCCGGGAACAGGCCGAAGCCCCAGCCGTCGTCTGGCTCGCCGAGCTTACCGTTGTTATTCAGATCGAAACCGGAATCGACGCCCGTGTTCACTGGCCCGTGCCACGCGTACGGGTACTTCTGGGCTGGCGCCCCATTATGGCTGACCTCGAGATAGTTTTTGCGGAACAGATCCACGGAGGTGCCGGCGGCGTCGTAATCGAACTCGTTGACAAGCACAATATCGGGCGCGTTGCGCTGGATCGTTTCTGCGGCGTTCTTCGCCTGCTGGTTATCTGGGCTGGACAGATCGCGTTGCAGTTCGCCGAGCGAGTTGCGGTTCAGTGACGCGTTGAACGTTGCCACCCGGATCGTTTTGGTGTGGGTTTCTCCCGACGCCGGTGCGGGGGTTTGCTGGGCAGCAGCGATTGGCGCTGTTGCCATGAGGGGGAGCGCTGCTGCGATGGCGAGCGCTCGGGTGTATTTCTTCATTGAAAATCCCTTGAGTTTTGGGGGGGGGGTAGGACGCATTCATTCTAGCAACCGCGAGTATACGGGAAAATGGCTGTTTGTATGCGATTCTCGGGGGATTTTCGTGGGTGAAGGCACGTTATCGTAGACAGGCGGGGCCGGGTTGGCGTGCCAACCCGGCCCCGGTGATTCAGGTGTGTGCCTGAACTATTGGCTGTGGCGCATTACTTGCGTGCCTTTCGGACGCTGATGGCGGCGCCGCCGAGGCCGAGGAGCACAAGCATTGCGAGGCTTGCGGATGCGGCGTCGACGCCGGTCATCGGCATGGAGCCGGTGTTCGGCTTGCCATTCGCATTGGTGTTCGGCTTGTCACCGGGGTTGTTCCCGTGCTGAGACTTCTGATCCTTTGTGCCGGACTGATCGTCCTTGTTCGGCTGGTCGTCCTTCTTCTGCTGATCATCCGTACCGGACTGATCGTTCTGACCGCCCTTGTTCTTATCGTCAGCCTTCGGAGCCGCCGGGCACATCGCGTCCATGCCCAAGCCTGCGGCCGCGGAGACGATTTCGGTGCCATCCGGTGCCGTCACGGTGAGAGGCAGATGGACTGTGCCGCCAGCAGGTGCGGTGCACACAGCCTTTGTCTGAAGCATGACAGGCTCAGTGAAGCCCACGCCGTCAGCCGTGATCACGGCGTTCTCGTTGGCGGCATTCGCATCCTCGAGAGTGTTGTTCACTGCCACCTTCGCCGATGCGTCACCAAGCTTAATGGTGACCTCCTTCGGCATGAACTCGCCTTCATGCGTGAAGGACAGGCCACGAAGCGCAACAGTGGCTTCGACGTCGGTGCCCTTGACGGTGGGCTCGAACGTGATACCAGTGGATTGAGTGACCGTGCGCGGCTGAACCTTCGGGTTCGCCTTCAAGTAGCTTTCCATCCACTCGCGGTCCAGAGCGAGCGGGTTGGAAACGGTGGTGAGAGTCTTCGCGATGGATGGATCCTTCAAAACGTCGAACGAATCACCGCCGGCGAGGAGGAAGGTGACCGATCCGACCGAGTAGACCTTCGCCGGATCGATTGGCATATTGTCAATCAGCACCGAGGTGATGCGCTCACCCATCGGCTTGGTGGGATCGTAAGTGTACTTCACGTTCGAGGACAGGCCGAGCTTGAGCATCGGGCGTGAGGAATCCTTGCCCAATGTCTTCCACTGCTGCTCAAGCAGCGTTGTAAACTGCGCGCCCGTCATCTTCACGTAGCCCACTTCGTTCGAGAACGGCATGAATGCGAAAATATCACCAACAGTGACCTTGCCGTCCTTTGGCTCGAGATCTGCGCGGATACCGCCGGCGTTGATGATGCCGATGTCGATCGGCTTTCCGTCCAGATCCTTGAACGCGCCCTTCATCGCATCGCCAATGAGCGATCCGAGCGTGGATTCGGTACCGCGGTTCTCTCCAACAGTGACCTTGCCATCCTTCGTGGTTGTTTGGATTCCGCGATAGAAATTACCGGTTCCCTCAGTGACAACCTTGGCCTTGGCTTCCTTCGCCTTTGCGACCGCCTTGTCCACAATCGCCTTCACGGCCGGATCTTCACCGCAACCAACCAGCGTGGTGGCGTCGATCTTGATGGCCTTCGACTCCACAACCTTGCCGGTTGCTTTGTCGAACTTAATCTGCAGGTTGGACATATTGTCCGTGAACGAGCCGGACGCGGTTGCGGTAATCGTATGGCCATCGTTCGCCTTGACCATATTGAAATCAAAGTACGGCTTGTGGGTATCGCCGCCCATGATGCCGTCCACATCCTTACCCATGAGTGGGTAGGAACGCTCCACATCGTTATCGAACATGGCGATCACAACATCGGCCTTCTTCTCGGCCTTCAGCTTGGTCGCCAGAGAGTTGATGATCGGCACAGGCTTGTTGAACTTGAGCATGTCCACGGTTCCGGGAGCGAGCTTGGTGGCGACGTCGTCCTCAATGGCGCCAATGAAGGCGACCTTCACGCCCGACGGCGACGTCCAGATCTTGTACGAGCCGAGTTCCTTCAGGCCCTCAACATTTGCGCCGAGGTAATCGAACTTGATCTGCGTGAACCCGTTCTTACCGGCGAAGCGATCCTTGAGCGCCGGGACTCCCTTATCAAACTCGTGGTTGCCGATCGTGGAGGCGAATACTTCCATCTCGTTGAGCGCTGCGATTGTGGGGTTGTCGTTATCGGAGCCTGACGTGAACGGCGATGCACCGATGTTATCGCCCAGCAGCGTGAGCTGGGAGTTCGGATTCGCCTTCTTTGCCTGCTTGAAGTAACACGACGCCGCGGCGAGGCCTGCTTCCTTGTAGGTGCCTTCTGCCTTTCCGGGGACGGCTTCAATATGGCCGTGAATATCGGTCAAGTTGTACAAATCCAGGGTGACGACGTCGGAGCCGCCGGTTGTTTCGCTCCCCGCCGGTGCTGCCATGGCGGTCAGTGGAGCGAACGCGAGGGCTGCGGTGGCAAGTGAGCCGACCGCAAATCGTGCATGATTCCTCATTGAATGTTCTCCTCAGGTTAGGTTTGCCTAAGATTGCTCTGTCATCCTAGCACCGGGAATCGCGAGTTTGTGGCGGAAATGCAAACGAAAATCAACAAAACTATTGTATTAATTCTCGGAGCGTGGCCAGGGCAGTGGCGCCACGGCCATCATTCGTACGTCAAGCTTTCGTAGGACGAGATCAGCCACGGCCGGATCCACATTGAGTTCATCGCGGGCGCACAACACTTCTTGGCGTGCTGCATCGGTGGCGATGCGAATCATCTGGTTCACCTGTGCGCGCCGGGCGCGCGATTCGCTTGTGGAGAGGCGGGAATCCCCGAGCGCATCGGGTTGATCGCCGGTCTCCTGTGGCAGCTCGACCTCGAGTTCCTCGCGAAGCGTCGTGAAGCGGGTTTGGAGAACTTTTGCCATGCCATGATCAAAGCCATCCCGGCCAAACTCCTCCCGTACAGCCTTCAGTGAGGCATGCTGGGCGCGCCGAATAATGGTGGTGAGTTCGTGGTGGAACGTGGAGGGGGATTCGGGCAGAATGTGCCGCGCGAAGAATGGCAGGCTCAGCCCGGTGGGAACGAGCGTGACGAGCAGAACCGTGACTGCGATGACGATCGCTGCGTCGCGGTGCGGGAGTGGAGCTCCGCCCGCGGTGGTGGGGATGGCGAGCGCGAGGGCGAGTGTTGCGAGCCCGCGCATCCCGCTCCACACGAGCAGGATTGAGTGCCTGGCGAGAGTTCCCCAGTTTTCACGAGTTTCGACTCTTCCGAGCAGCATGACGACCACGAACCGTAGAGCGAACACTGCCATGCACACCGCTGCGGCTGGCAGGATGAAGGTGACCCAGCGCGTATCTTCAGTGGCAACAATTGTTCGCATCTCCAGGCCGATTAAGCCGAAGGCTGCGCCCGTGACTAGCATGTTTGCGATGTCCCAGAAGGCTGTGCGTGCAAGGCGTGCTGCACCATCTTGTGGACGCCCGCGCCGGTTTGTTTCCAGTGCGGTCACCACGACGGCAATCACGCCCGATGCGCCGAGATGTTCTGCCGAGAGGTAGGCAGCGAACGGTACAACGACCGAGGCGGCTACTTGAGCTTCAAGATTCGGCGTGATTCGCCCAACCGTTCGGTACAAGTATCCGAGAATGAACCCGATGAGAGTGGCGATTGCAACCCCATAGAAGAAGGACAAGACCACGGTTGCTGAGACGGAATCTTGCTTCGCCACAGTTGCCGCGAGCGCGTACTGGAAGAGGACGATTGCGACGGCGTCGTTAAAGAGGCCCTCCGTTTGGAGGACGGTCATCAGCCTGCGTGGCATGCCGGCGGGCCCGGCGACGGCATCAACAGCAACCGGATCCGGTGGCGCAACGATCGCGCCGATCAGGAGCGCAAACGGGAAGCTGATCCCGGGAATCAGCCACCACACCACGCCAGCAACAGCCAACGCTGTGAGTGCGGTGAGGATAAATGCCAACGTCAGTAGCACTTTCCAACGTTGGCGGAAGATTGCCCAGCTAGTGCGTTGTGCTGTCGCGAACAAGAGCGGGGGAAGGAAGAGCGGGAGGATGATTTCCGGATCTATCGCTGGCGCCTCGATTCCTGCGACGAAGGTGAGGCCCATCGCGGAAAACAGCATGAGGATGGGGTAGGGCAAGCGCAGGCGATCACCGAGAGTGACGGACGCTACCGTGACCGCCAAGAATACCACGATCAGAACGAGCATAAATTCTCCCTTCCTTTCTCTGAAGCTAGCCGCTGATGTTTTTGCGTGGTTCCAGTATAAAACGGGGCTATGACAGTTTTCTGAAGTCAGTTTCGTGTGCGCCGGCGCCCGGGCTGACGCCCTCGCGGTGGGGGCCATTTTTCACAGTTCGAGCAAGGGAAAATGGTCGAACTCAGGCAATGTGGGGGATGTGATCCCTCCCACGAAAACGATGAAAAACTTAGGTTACCCTAATTACGCAACATGAATGTTTGCTAATGTGTTTCTCACTTAGCGACGAGAAAGGGCTTAGCTGTAATGGAAAATCTTTCGCTTGCCGGCGCAATGCGCGCCGCAACCGCCACCGCCCACAACGAGGCCGAACACACCACCTTTATGGAGGATCTGGTCTCCGGTAACGCGCCGAAGGAAGCGTGGGGCGAGCTCTCACTCCAGATGTTGTACGTGTACCGTGCCCTCGAAACCGCAGCTCGCAAGCACGCCGAGCACCCCGTCCTCGCGCCGATTTTCGACGAGCGCCTGGAGCGCCTCGCCGCAATCGAACAGGACCTCGCCGCCCTCGGGCTCACCGAGCGGGCCGCAGATCCGGCGTCGCAGCTCGCCTCGACCCGCGCCTATGTTGAAGCAATCGAGAACGCTACCCCGGGCGCGCTCGTCGCTCACCACTACGTGCGCTACCTCGGGGATCTCTCGGGCGGGCAGATCATCGCAACGATGCTCCGCCGCAACTACGGCCTCGGCGACGACGTCCTCAACTTCTACTCCTTCCCTGGCATCGACAAGCCGAAGGTGTTCA contains the following coding sequences:
- a CDS encoding cation:proton antiporter, with product MLVLIVVFLAVTVASVTLGDRLRLPYPILMLFSAMGLTFVAGIEAPAIDPEIILPLFLPPLLFATAQRTSWAIFRQRWKVLLTLAFILTALTALAVAGVVWWLIPGISFPFALLIGAIVAPPDPVAVDAVAGPAGMPRRLMTVLQTEGLFNDAVAIVLFQYALAATVAKQDSVSATVVLSFFYGVAIATLIGFILGYLYRTVGRITPNLEAQVAASVVVPFAAYLSAEHLGASGVIAVVVTALETNRRGRPQDGAARLARTAFWDIANMLVTGAAFGLIGLEMRTIVATEDTRWVTFILPAAAVCMAVFALRFVVVMLLGRVETRENWGTLARHSILLVWSGMRGLATLALALAIPTTAGGAPLPHRDAAIVIAVTVLLVTLVPTGLSLPFFARHILPESPSTFHHELTTIIRRAQHASLKAVREEFGRDGFDHGMAKVLQTRFTTLREELEVELPQETGDQPDALGDSRLSTSESRARRAQVNQMIRIATDAARQEVLCARDELNVDPAVADLVLRKLDVRMMAVAPLPWPRSEN
- a CDS encoding heme oxygenase (biliverdin-producing), whose product is MENLSLAGAMRAATATAHNEAEHTTFMEDLVSGNAPKEAWGELSLQMLYVYRALETAARKHAEHPVLAPIFDERLERLAAIEQDLAALGLTERAADPASQLASTRAYVEAIENATPGALVAHHYVRYLGDLSGGQIIATMLRRNYGLGDDVLNFYSFPGIDKPKVFKDEYRAALDALPADEAARAEIIDNAVQAFHYNQAVFVELEKTLA
- a CDS encoding endonuclease/exonuclease/phosphatase family protein; this translates as MKKYTRALAIAAALPLMATAPIAAAQQTPAPASGETHTKTIRVATFNASLNRNSLGELQRDLSSPDNQQAKNAAETIQRNAPDIVLVNEFDYDAAGTSVDLFRKNYLEVSHNGAPAQKYPYAWHGPVNTGVDSGFDLNNNGKLGEPDDGWGFGLFPGQYGFVVYSKYPIKMDQVRTFQKFLWKDMPGNLMPMNPDGTPFYSPDETAAFPLSSKTHADIPVDVNGTTVHVLADHPTPPIDGPEKRNSHRNFDEIRLWADYISGTADYLYDDAGKKGSLPKDANFVIVGDHNSDPIDGGSWPGAIAQLLENPRVVDTLPTSEGGPAAAKLQGQANDTHKSDPKYDTADFSDKSVGNLRVDYVLPNAGTKVLDAKVFWPLPGSELERLVGYSYPLPTSDHRLVYADLQFPATVVAKPAPAPTGEPTATPSPTTKPEPTQKATQDPTPTTSATNTAPTSAAPTSSAVPSQDSPSASPQRGGNLAFTGASVAVVGVIGLVLLAAGVVIAILRKRK
- a CDS encoding bifunctional metallophosphatase/5'-nucleotidase; the protein is MRNHARFAVGSLATAALAFAPLTAMAAPAGSETTGGSDVVTLDLYNLTDIHGHIEAVPGKAEGTYKEAGLAAASCYFKQAKKANPNSQLTLLGDNIGASPFTSGSDNDNPTIAALNEMEVFASTIGNHEFDKGVPALKDRFAGKNGFTQIKFDYLGANVEGLKELGSYKIWTSPSGVKVAFIGAIEDDVATKLAPGTVDMLKFNKPVPIINSLATKLKAEKKADVVIAMFDNDVERSYPLMGKDVDGIMGGDTHKPYFDFNMVKANDGHTITATASGSFTDNMSNLQIKFDKATGKVVESKAIKIDATTLVGCGEDPAVKAIVDKAVAKAKEAKAKVVTEGTGNFYRGIQTTTKDGKVTVGENRGTESTLGSLIGDAMKGAFKDLDGKPIDIGIINAGGIRADLEPKDGKVTVGDIFAFMPFSNEVGYVKMTGAQFTTLLEQQWKTLGKDSSRPMLKLGLSSNVKYTYDPTKPMGERITSVLIDNMPIDPAKVYSVGSVTFLLAGGDSFDVLKDPSIAKTLTTVSNPLALDREWMESYLKANPKVQPRTVTQSTGITFEPTVKGTDVEATVALRGLSFTHEGEFMPKEVTIKLGDASAKVAVNNTLEDANAANENAVITADGVGFTEPVMLQTKAVCTAPAGGTVHLPLTVTAPDGTEIVSAAAGLGMDAMCPAAPKADDKNKGGQNDQSGTDDQQKKDDQPNKDDQSGTKDQKSQHGNNPGDKPNTNANGKPNTGSMPMTGVDAASASLAMLVLLGLGGAAISVRKARK